One Dromiciops gliroides isolate mDroGli1 chromosome 3, mDroGli1.pri, whole genome shotgun sequence DNA segment encodes these proteins:
- the LOC122747593 gene encoding olfactory receptor 10G9-like, with amino-acid sequence MDRQNESFVATFILTGIPHAPELGTTLFGIFFVIYALTLVGNLLILLVIKVDSHLRTPMYYFLANLSFIDMWFSTVTVPKILMGLLSPDGGAISFHSCVAQLYFFHGLGSTECFLYTVMSYDRYLAITYPLRYATMMSGKTCALLAGGTWLSGAIHSTAQTTLTFRLPYCGPNQIEHYVCDAPPILKLACANTSVNEMVIFVNIGVVASGCCFLIFLSYVSIVRAILKIHTAEGRHKAFQTCVSHCIVVLCFFVPGLIIYLRPGSKHVMDRTVAIFQTMMTPMLNPLVYTLRNKEVKMALLRLKERGNFV; translated from the coding sequence ATGGATAGACAGAATGAGAGCTTCGTGGCTACTTTTATCCTTACAGGAATTCCCCATGCACCTGAACTGGGAACCACCCTATTTGGGATCTTCTTTGTGATTTATGCACTCACTTTGGTGGGAAACCTCCTCATCTTGCTGGTGATCAAGGTGGACTCCCATCTCCGCACTCCCATGTACTATTTCCTGGCCAACCTCTCCTTCATTGACATGTGGTTCTCCACTGTCACTGTGCCCAAGATACTCATGGGTCTCCTCTCCCCAGATGGTGGGGCCATCTCATTTCACAGTTGTGTGGCCCAGCTCTATTTCTTCCATGGTCTGGGGAGCACAGAGTGTTTCCTCTACACAGTCATGTCTTATGACCGCTATCTCGCTATCACTTATCCCCTGCGCTATGCTACCATGATGAGTGGAAAAACATGTGCCCTTCTAGCTGGTGGCACATGGCTCAGTGGTGCTATCCACTCAACAGCCCAGACCACTCTGACTTTCCGCCTGCCCTACTGTGGCCCCAACCAGATTGAGCATTATGTTTGTGATGCACCACCCATTCTCAAATTGGCCTGTGCAAACACCTCAGTCAATGAGATGGTGATTTTTGTTAACATTGGTGTGGTGGCCTCTGGATGTtgcttcttgatttttctttcttatgtttcCATTGTTCGTGCTATCCTGAAGATTCACACAGCAGAGGGCAGACACAAAGCCTTCCAGACTTGTGTTTCCCACTGCATTGTGGTCCTTTGTTTCTTTGTGCCTGGTCTCATTATTTATCTAAGACCAGGCTCAAAGCATGTTATGGATAGAACTGTGGCCATTTTCCAAACAATGATGACACCCATGCTGAACCCCCTGGTATACACACTAAGGAACAAGGAGGTAAAGATGGCTTTGCTCAGGCTAAAAGAGCGAGGAAATTTTGTATAG